A stretch of DNA from Bacteroidales bacterium:
GAATGATATAGATAAATTATCAAATTTTAACCTATGTTCAAGAAAAGCACTTAAATTTTCACGCGATTTGCTATGTGTAAATACCCAATCAGGCTCATCTGGTACTTTTATTGTATCGTTCATTGGTAAACCTAAAACATTACTTAAAATATTTTCAGAACGGTATTCTAACCCAAATCCTGTTTTACCAAGTAATGTATTAAACAAAAAATTTAATTCAGCTCCGTAAATATTGGTTAAATGATTGTTTGTATAAAAAGATGGATTATTTCTGTCTAATCTAAAATGGTCCTGATGTCGTCTGAAAAAAACAGATGGTGATATTTTAAAATCATTACCATAGTTTAATTTTGTACTAAAAAATGTAGTTTTCGTCTTTTCATATTGATCAGGAAATTTTGGAGAATAAAAACTATTTGCTCCAAATTTTTTATCATTATATCCTGCTTGAAATGAAACATTTCCAATATCAGTCCTAACTAATGCCTGATAAAAAAGGTTTGAAATATTAAAATCAGTATTTTCAATATATCCACTTGATTTTTTCTTACTTACAGCAATATAATTATCAATATTTTTTGTTGAATAAGTTGATGATACAGTTCCGTTAAAATAGTTATGTTCTCCTCCTGTAAGTGATAAATTAATTGATTTATTCTCAGTTTTTTTTGTAATAATGTTAATTGCTCCACTAAATGCATTAGTCCCGAATATTCTGGAGCCGGGACCCTCTAAAATTTCAATTTTCTCAATACTTTCAATATCAACAGGTATATTAAGATTATGATGACCGGTTTGCGGATCATTAATTTTTACTCCGTTCAATAAAATCAATACTTGATCAAAAGATCCACCTCTTACATTAATATCTGCCTGAACGCCATTATTACCTCTTTGACGGATATCAACGCTTGAAATATATTCCAAAATATCTTCAACACATTGAACAGGTGCTGATTCAATTTCTTGTTTTGAGATTATTGTAACAACTCTGCCCGATTCGGAATAAAACGCAGGAACCCTGCCGCTAACTATAATTTCATCAAGTTTTACTGTATCAACTTGAGCAAAAGCCCCCAATCGAAGAAAAAGAGTAATAACAAAAAAATATAAAATACTATGTCGTAGTATATTTAACGTATAGCAATTATGCCTA
This window harbors:
- a CDS encoding TonB-dependent receptor — its product is MRKLNDKQQSTKVVKSPTRHNCYTLNILRHSILYFFVITLFLRLGAFAQVDTVKLDEIIVSGRVPAFYSESGRVVTIISKQEIESAPVQCVEDILEYISSVDIRQRGNNGVQADINVRGGSFDQVLILLNGVKINDPQTGHHNLNIPVDIESIEKIEILEGPGSRIFGTNAFSGAINIITKKTENKSINLSLTGGEHNYFNGTVSSTYSTKNIDNYIAVSKKKSSGYIENTDFNISNLFYQALVRTDIGNVSFQAGYNDKKFGANSFYSPKFPDQYEKTKTTFFSTKLNYGNDFKISPSVFFRRHQDHFRLDRNNPSFYTNNHLTNIYGAELNFLFNTLLGKTGFGLEYRSENILSNVLGLPMNDTIKVPDEPDWVFTHSKSRENLSAFLEHRLKFDNLSISFGFLTNYNSDFDWNFNPGIDINYKISKHVNLFSSYNQSVRIPTFTDLYYISSEHSGNIDLIPETAKTIEIGAKWINYFNIAHLSVFHRNGTNMIDWVKKPDSLKWESRNLTEIKTNGFEISEKLITKKIFGEKFPFEYFEISYLYLKSDKNSDDYISMYVLDYLKHKLCFNTTHKIYNHIGASWFFVYQDREGSFTDINNNNIDYSPFYTIDARIFYNHKLFKIFLDISNLFNKKYYDHANIQMPGRWIQGGIKINVNYGK